The DNA sequence CGGAGCGGGCGCTGGAGCGGCCTCCGCCGGCGCGGGCGCCGGACCGGAGTCCACATTGCGAATGCTATCCACCGTGTACCAGTGCAAAAGACTCTTATCGTCCCGAAGCACAAGCCACTGCTCGTCTGCCGCGACGAGAGTGCCTGAAAACGTGCCGGACCCCGCATCGTTCCGTAACGTTACCGTGACGGGTATCCCGACGGGTAACTGCGCCTCCGCCGGAAGGGCTGCGTACGTTTCGGAATTCGAGAACGCGAGCGCGAACGCGAGTACACCCACTACACCCAGCACCACCAGAATCAGCCGACGCATCGTTATCATCTCCTTTGTTGGACCTGACGGCCTTGCAAGCGGCGGAAGCATAGCACGAAGCCATCTTCCTTACGCCAGAATATTTTTCCGGACACCCGGCATCCCGCGATTGGCCTACAGTACCTTCTGTACTATGTGTATCGCGCATCCGGATGGAAGCAGACCACCGCCGCGGTCGTGCCCGTCGGAGAGAATTCGCCCGCGTCCGTAATCGTTATGCCGATGCGTCCGGTCGCTCCAAGCAGTTCGAGGATCGTGCGGTTGTACTTGGTGTCCGCCATCGCGGGATACCCCGGCGACCAGCGTGCGCCGTGCGCGGGTTCGAAGTGGAACCGCTCGCGCACATACCGGTGCGCGTAATCCGCCATGTCCTCCGCGATGCGGTCCGAAAGGCCCTGCAAATACAGTTGCGATTCGGAGTCGCCCGCTTCCTTGAACGCGCGAAGTTGTGCGTCAACCTGCGGGCCGCTCGTCGAAAGCTGCACACCGATCGCATCGAACTGACCGGAGTCCTTCGTCCGAAAGTATTGCGCCGCGCACACGGTGTCTTTTCGTCCGGCGCCGACAACCACCGTGAAACCGAATCGGGCGATTTCGCGCGCGAGATCCGCGGGGTCGTATACGATCACCTCGTCGCCGTCGGACTGGCACGGCCACACCCCGCAGACCGCCTGCGGCTGCACCCAGCCTTTCCTGTCCGCAAGCGCGATCCACTCCTCCAACAGCGCGCGCAGTTTCTCCGGGCTTTCGCCGCGCTTCTCGCGCCCCGCTTTCCCGCCAAACTTCCAGTTCAACGCGAACAAGGTCTTCGTGTCGATATTCGGCGCGAAGGTGTGCAGGTCGATGCGCAAAACCTCCGGCGAAAACCACGGTTTCTCCGGCAACCTGTGCTCGTCAAACGATATGACGCGGCGCGGCAACGTGCGCAGTAGTTCCGATTCCTCCGCCGCTCGTCTTTCCGCCTTCTCGAAGTTCTGACGAAGTTTTTCCAGGTTCACGCGGAAAAACGGATCGACCTCGCCGCCGGACTTCAGCGTATTCATTACATTGACGCCGTCCATCGCAGTCGGACAATAGAATACGTTCGACCGCATCGACTCCGTGTTGGTGTTGCCCGCCATCGCCACGTACGCCGCGTGCCGGTCGTTCACCGGTGCGCCGCCTATCAGCACCGGCAAATGGCCGAGGCCCTGTTCGAGCATCATCTTCGACACCGTGATCATGTGGTTCGACGTCTGCACCAGCAGCGCCGACATCCCAATCGCGTCCGCGTTGTGCTCCTTTGCCGCGTCGAGATAACTCTGCAGCGGCGTCATCACGCCAAGATCGATCACGCGGTAGCCATAGTTCTCGAACAGCGTCTTCGCGAGGTCTTTCCCGATCGAGTGAACGTCCTGATACACCGTGCCGATAACGATCGTCCCTTTGTATTCAATCTTCGAGTGCACGTCGATACCCGCGGACACGCGCATGTACTCCTCAAGGAACCCCATCACCTGCTTCATCACGTCCGCCGATTTCAACAAATGGGGGAGAGACACCTCCCCGCGCGCAAAGCCGTCGCCGAGTTCGTTCATCGCCCACATGAGGTGCATGTTGATAAACTCGAGCGGTTCGTGCTTTTTCACGACTTCCGCGACCTGCAACACGATTTTGTCCGCATACCGATACTCATGCCCGGCTACTGTGATGCTGCCCTGCGCGCGTTCCTTGAAACCGTCTTTCACCTTCTCGCAAATCGCCGTCTCCACGTCGAGATCGTCGTAGCTCGTGCGCTTGACGACCTCGAGTCCCTTCTTGCGCTCGGCAATCTCCTCGAGTTCTTCGTACGCCTGCATGTCGCGCTGAAGGATAACGCGCAGACCCAGTTCGTAGTCGTGCGGATCGAGGTCGCGCACGAACACGTAGTGGTGCGGATTGATAATCGCCGCATCGAGCCCGCGCTTGCGCGCTTCGTCAAGCCAGACGGACGTGAGCACCTTGCGCATGTACGGTTTCTTTGCAAGCCCATTCGTCAAGTTGCCGACACCGCACGTCGTCCGTAAATCGGGATGAATCGCCTTGATCAGCGGAATAGCCTCCAGCGATTCCATGGCAAAGTTCATCGATTCGTCCGATTCCGAACCAACCGGAAACACATTCATATCGATCAGAATCTGGCCCGGCCTTACACCATGTCGCGCTGCGTTCTCGACAATCTGCCGCGCAAGATCCGCCTTCTCCTCCCGCGTCGCGCCGGGGCCTTTTGCGCCCGCGGCAAGCCCGATATACAGCGGACAATGCTCCTTCGTCGCTTCACACACGGCGTCTACTTTGGTAACGCCCGGCGCCACCTCCTCCATTGACATCGAATTGATGATTGGGCGGCCCGGGTAGACCTTGATAGCTTCGGCAAGCGCGTCCACCGCAAACGAATCGAGACACATCGCGCCCGCAAAGTCCGTCGTCTGCTTATGGACAACTTCCGTAAGCGCCTTCGTCGTGTCGACAAGGTTCGAGTCCATGCACACGTCGATGACTTTCACGCCGAGCCCGCGCACCTGTTCTTCGACGACCTCCTCGAGCGCGGCATGATCGATCGGCCCTCCGCTCTCGACGGCGTCCCGCACTTTCTTCGAACCGCGCACGTTCAGCCGCTCGCCGATCATGATCAGCGTCTTGCTGCTATCGAGCAGCACCGCTTCCTGCGGTCCCGAAACGTACAAACCGTTCTCCGGCGTTCGCTCCGCGGGCTTGCGCGCGCGTATCGTGTCCGCGATCGCGCGGATGTGGGCGGGCGTCGTCCCGCAACATCCGCCGACAATGTTAACGGCAAACTCGCGCGTGAACGTATCGAGATACTTCGCCATGTCCTCTGGCGAGAACTTGAACACCGTGCGTCCGCCTTCGGACACCGGCAGGCCCGCGTTCGGGACCACACTTATCGGCAGCGGCGAATACCGCGCAAGCTTCTCGACCGTCTTCGTCATCAGGTCCGGGCCGATGCTGCAATTGATCCCGAACGTGTCGATGCCAATCCCCGCGACCGTCACCAGCGCCGCGTGAATGTCCGTGTTGAAGATTTGCATCTTCGAGAATTGATCGACCGTCACCTGCGCCATGATCGGCAGCTTCTTGCCGCGCTCGCGCATCGCGCGTTGCCCGCCCATGACCGCAGCCTTCACTTCCAAAATGTCCTGCTGCGTTTCGTACAGCAGCACGTCCGCGCCGCCGTCGATGAGGCCCAACACCTGCACGTGGAAGTTGTCCATCATCTCGCCGAACGTCGAAAGCTTCAGGTTCGCGTCCGTGCTCGACAGCACTCGGTTCGACGGTCCAATCGATCCCAACACGAACAACGGCCGACCGTCATATTCTGGATCGCGCCTATATTCGTCCCGCGCCGCGCACGCGATCTCCGCTGCCCGCCGGCTGAGGTGATACGCCATGTCCGCATGCGGCAGCGCGCGCAAATCGACGTTGTACGGGGTCGCCGCGAACCGCGACAGGTCGAGCCGCGAGAAATCGTATTCCGCCAGCCGGAACGGCGTCGCGCCAAATGTATTCGTCTCGACCGCGTTCGCCCCCGCGCGAAAGTAGGCGAGATGAATGCCCTTGATTTCGTCCGGGTGCGAAAACACGAGGATATCCGGAAGCATCTTGAACTCGACCCCGCCGTAATCGGCGTCCGTCAAGTCCAGGTTCTGCACCTGCGTGCCCATCGCCCCGTCAATGACGAGGACTTGGTGCTTGAGAGTAGATAGAAAGTCCATGTTCCTGAGAAATCCAATCAGGAAATTGTATCGAAGCGCGAATGCTACCTAAACAACGATCTGGTTGGGAGTATTCAACGGCGCGTTGATGCCGGCATTGCGAGCAAAGCCGATGGACGAGGAAGCTAACGCCGTGGAACGGCTACTCGTTCACTATAGCTTCCAATGCGGGCAAAAGCGCTGGAAGCTCGTCTTTCACCGTTTGCCACACGACACCGACATCTATGTCGAAATAGGCGTGTACAATTCGATTGCGCATTCCGATCATGTCTTGCCACGGAATCTCAGGGTGACCTGCGCGTGTTTCGAGCGACACGCGCGACGCGGCTTCGCCAATAATCTCAATACACCGCACGAGCGAATGCTGCAGTTGGCGGTCCTGTCGCGCCGCTTCGAAATCAACATCGTGCGCAAACTCGATGGCCTCACGTGCAGCGTCAACAATATGGCGTAGTCTCACCTTATCCGAATCAAGAAGCATACTGGACAACTGCTTCGCGGATAACGTTATCTCTAAAGTATCGGCTCAAATCTCCGGCTGTCCGCATGTCGGCTCTCCGGCCGAGAATTTCCGAGAGCTCTCGCTCCATGCGGCTCAATGCCAGAAGGCCGGGCACATGGTCAGGTTCAAATTCAACGAGCACATCCACGTCGCTGTCGGGTCCAAAATCGTCACGCAGCACTGATCCAAACAGCGCAAGTCTCGAGATATACCGCGCTCGGCAGAATTCTGCCAGCCTGTTCTTATCCACACAAAAGCTCATTTCATAGTCTCCGATAAGGAACTGCGTTCAACTATACCACAGGGAATATTGACGGATGGGTATCGAACCCTATCCGCGGGGCAATCGCACTAGATTGGCAAGTTTGCCGCGTATAAGTGGGGCAAAGCGGCGATACCTCGCCGCACTTCAAGGCGCTTTGCACAAATACATGACGTCGATTGCCCGCGCGGAGCGCTTTGGAGTGCGCCCCGATAGCGGCGCTTTTCTTCGCCCAGGCCCTGATTGTCGCGACTTTAAGCGCGCTTGCCTTGACCCTGCCCGCCTAGTGGAGCATATGCCGCTCGACGGAGTATGCTCCCGCTCATCATGCGACGATACATCTCAAAACGGACAGACTCCCGCCCAATGTGGAGCCGCGCCGACAGTCTGGCGGTGATTGTCGCGCTGGGGGTGTCACTCGCGGGCACGGTGGCTGTTTTCGTATTTGGAATACTATCGCGAGAGCCCGCCCACACGATATCGAAAACGGAGCCACCGGTAACAGCAGTGAAGCATCCCGCGGGCTCGCGCGAGGACGCCAAGCCGGCGGTTGTCGAACCGCCAGCCTTGGCCTTGGCGCCAAAGGCTGACACTCCTGCCGACAGGGCGGAATTCGAGCCGAAGCAAGTCGAGACGAAACCGTCCGCACCGTCCGGCCCGATCACCATCCGCCCGACAGACACCGTCATCTTGAAAGACGTCACCCGCTTCGGCCTCAACATCGGCGCGCGCTCAACCTACGGCGCGGCGCAGCATCTGAAAAACCTGATCCCCAACCCCGGCTTCGAGGCGGGCGTGTTCGGCAGCATGATCCACGCCGCCAAAGGCGCAACGACCGTGCGCGTCGCGCAGGCTTTTTGGGACACCGACTGGACGCGCGAGGATTACGGCATCGGCCAGCCCGCCGGCTTTTGGGACGGCGGCGAATACGAGTTCACGTACGGCGCGGCCAAAGGCCGCACGGGCCGAATCACACGGTTCGCGCTCGAGAACCACGAAAACGTGTTCTACCTCGACGGCGGCGGCCCCGCGCCGAACGAGTGGGACGTGCTCGTCGTGCGCCGCGACCTTCCGGGCCTCGTTGCTGGCCCGCGCATGGCCACCGACTGCGTCTCGAACGACGTGCGCCCGGGAAGTCCGGGCAAACAGTCGCTGCATCTGAAAGCGGGCGGCGAGTGGTCCAAGTGCGAAGTGTACATGGACAGCGAGTGGCGCGACGGCGACAAGAGCGCGGGCAAACTCATCGTTGTTCGCGGCCCGTGGAAGATTTCGTTCTGGGCCAAAGGCAAGGGCGTCGCAGACCGCATCCGCGTCATGTTTCATCGCGAGGGCGAAGGCAGTTTCATTGACGAATCGATCAAACTCTCGCCGCAATGGCAGCTCATCGAGCGCGCCTTCACTGTTCCCGACGGCGCGGACAAGCTGGGCCCGTACAACGAAGGCGATTATCATCCGCTCCTCGTGCTGTCCCTGAGCGTCGACAACGACGGGGGCCAGGTCTGGCTCGATGACGCAGCACTGGAACCCGCAAACGAAAAGAACCCCACCGTCTTCACCGATGCATTCGTCAATCGCCTGAAGGAGTTGCGTCCCGGCGTCCTGCGCAATTGGAGTACACAGCACGGCAACACGCTCGTCAATGAGATCGCGGAACCGTTCGAGCGAAAGACGAATGGATACAGCCCGCGGCAACGCGCCGCGGGCGAGTGGGGCTTCTCTCTGCACGAATTCCTGCAATTGTGCAAAGAGATCGAGGCCGAGCCGTGGTACGTCATGCCGCCCATGTGGAGCGAGCGGGACGTGCACGGGTTGATGGAGTACCTCGCCGGTCCCGCGGACGGCGCGCATCCCTACGCGGACCGCCGTGCAAGCCTCGGTCAACAGGAACCGTGGTCCGATGTGTTCAAACGCATCCACATCGAATTCGGCAACGAGATGTGGGGCGAAGCCTCCGCGAACGATCCGTTCTTCGGCGCATCGGCCCTCGGCGGCGAACGGCTCGGCACGATGGCAAACGAACGCTTCGCGTTATTGCGCGCGAGTCCGTTCTTTAAGGACGATAAGATCAACCTGATCATCGGCGGACAGTTCTACTACCCCGGGCGACAGGGGGAAATCGACGCAACGGGCAACCACCACCGCGAAATCGCGCTCGCACCGTACTTCGGTTCTGACAAGGAACATGCAAACGACGACGAACTTTTCTATCCCCTGTTTGCGCGGCCCTTCGAAGACGTCGCGACGGGCCGGATGAAACAGTCGCAGGACGAACTCGACAGGGGCGGCAAGAAGACCGGTCTTGCGATCTACGAAATCAACTTCCACACCACCGGCGGCGAAGCGCCAATCGACGTGACAAACGATTTTGTGACGGGCGCGAACGGCGCCCTCGCGCTGCCGCTTTACATGCTCGTCTACCAGCGCGACATGGGCGCGAAAAACCAATGCGCATTCACCGCGATTCAATACTCCTTCGGCATCGGCGAAGGCCGCTACGTCCGCGTCTGGGGCCTACTGCGCGACATCGCCGCCACCGCCCGCAAACGCCCCACCTGGCTAGGACTCGAACTCGTCAACCGCGTCATCCAGGGCGACATGGTCGCCGTCGACATCGAGGGTACGAGAAACGGCTGGACCCAAAGACCCATCAACACCGTCGAGAACGAAATCGACGTTCCATTCGTTCACGCGTTTGCGTACAAGAACGGCAACACGCGCAGCCTGATCGTGTTCAACCTCAATCTCACGGACGCAACATCCGTCAACGTCGCAATCGAAGGTGCCGCATCCGGTCCCATCACACGTCACCAAATAGCCCCTAAGTCGCTACACGACGACAACGAAGACGCGGAAACCGTATCAATCGTCACAGATTTGCTCGAAGCCACAAACCCAACTACCCTGGAGCTTCCGGCTCACTCGCTGACGGCTCTGGAATGGCAGACCTGACTCCTCTCCCCTTTGAGATTTCAAATCAGAGATTTAAGATTCCTCCCCTCAATGCGGCGCCGGATTCACGGTCAAGAACAAATGGTATGAGCCGCTCCTGACTCCTGACTCCTGGCTCCTGATCTCCTCTCCCTTCTGAGATATCAAATCTGAGATTTGAGATTCCTCTCCTCGAAGCCGCGTCGGATGCACGATCAAAAGACGAATGGTATGAAACACTACGTCGTGGCTGGCGCTCCGTTTGACACGATAATCTCGAATGGCGGCGTTCTGTCCGCCAAGTACCGAAGCAGGGCGAAGATGAGTATGCTCACGCCGATCATCTCGAGCGATTCCTCGAAGGTGACGTAAGCCGTGTAACGCGCGTTCATGTACCCGCCCGATTCGTCAATCGGCCCTTCCAACAATTCGAACCCGACCGACCCGGCAATAAACACGGCCCCGCCAAGAACCATCAATGCCATCACCGTGTGCGGCAAACGCATCAGGAAACGCAGGTACACAAAGAACACAACGATGGCAAAGATCAACGCCGGAATTATCCACACGTAATACAGGAATCCCGTGGCGCGCATGCCTTCCATCCGCAGCAGGTTCACCACAACCCCGCCCATCCGTTCGTGGAACTGGATTGTCTCGTCCATGCCGAACGCGCAGAAGATTCCCGCCAGCCCCGTCCAATGCGGCCAGTCGCGCCCCGCCCCGCGCCGTGCGGAATACGCGATCAACCCCGCGAGCGCTCCCGCGCCAAGCCACAAGCAGGTTGACCAGAGGCTCGGTATGTTCGTCTCCTCCTCCATGTTGAAGAGGGGCACCAACCCATACAGACGCCCGTGGCCGAACACCAGACGCGACACCTGCCCCAAGATATGAATCCCAGCTAGCCCCAAACTCACGCCAATGAGAAACGCGAATGTGCGGTTCGGAGAAATGCGAATGACCATACCGAATAGATCCCCCGCCACGAATCGTCCCGCCTCGCGGCGCGGCTGCGGCAACGCTGATCTCGCGGACGTTCGGGCCCTAACCGTTCGGACAAGAATCCTAATCGAGTCCGATACACGATTCGAGTTTCTGGGCCGGAAGTCTACCTGCTCCAAGGATCTCAGGTCGCGCTACTGCGACACCCACCACCGGCTGTTCTCGTACACAAGGTCTATCCCGACCTCCGTTCCCACGACCTGCACTTGCGCTTTGCTCTTGTCTTCGACCGACTCCAACTGCAACTGGAAATCCGCCGGCAGAACTACTCGGAGCCCGCCTTCAAACTGGTCGCTGAAAGCATCGCGCTGTCCCACTGCGACATGCCTCAGCGCTTCATTCCGGTCATTCCTCGCGACGGCCGCCCAGTTTACCTCTCTCTTTCTTTGCAAAACAGGTGCTACCCGCATGTTACATACTAATTCGCATGCTGCGTCTCTTGTTCCCGTTTCATCTTGTCTTTCGGAAGGAATCGCAACACGCCGTCCGGCTCAATAGTAATAATCTCGCTTGAGATTGATTCGTCCGTTGGAATGGCTTTGCAGACGAAACTGGGCCCTCCCTTCGATGTCTGAATTACCTCTATATGAAAAGCAAAACCCTCGATTTGGTCGTCTATGTTACCGTCCGCAACAGTCGTTGCCAGGTCTTGGAGATCGCCGTAGTCTTGCTTCCCGTCGTTGTCGGGGTCAAACATGCCTCTTTCCAGAAACGTCCGCTCCCAATGAGCTATTCGTTGCAGCTTAAGAATGGCGTCCTGCTTGCGTTTGCTGCTGGCGTGAGTCGAAGACATCGATTCGGCGACTCCAGATACATACGGTTTTCCACCGACACCTCCCGCGCCTTCATACCGCACCACCTCTTCGTGCGTGATCACGAGCGGCTTTAAATCTAGGTCAAGTCCTTCAAGCGGACGCGCAGAACACAAATAACCAGGCTCCTTTGAATCCGCTCCTTTGCTTGGTTTCCAGATCGCCGTCTCCGAACTGTTGCTCACCATAATGTTCAGCACATATCCGCCGTGGGCGCCACGGCCATACTCCTCAGGAATGGACTTCTCCTCGATGAGTTCGGCGAGCGTCGCGTAGTCGGGCACACCGTCGCCATCGTTATCGTGCTTGCCCTCCTCGCGCCATTTGCGCTCGGCTTCTGCAATCGTGCGCAGCATTTGCACGGCTTTGTCTTGGGCCATCACAACTTGGAGTTTCTTGAAGCTGTCATATCGTGCGTAGAAGATGTATGTGCCGAGAGCCGCAATCGCCAGGATTGCGGTCGCGCCGATCATTCCACACCCGCAACCCATCGAGCGCAAAAGCCCCCGATCGCTTCGTGGTTCCCTGGCTGGCACAGCAGCGGGCGTTGTCGCTGCGCCCGACTTCTCGCCGTTTGTGTCCGCACGCGATTGTTCCACCCATTTTTGGCCTTCGTCGAGAATCGCCTCCGGTGAGCCAACCTCGGCAAGTGAGCGCCGCAGAATTTCCAGCGTGACGAGGGAACCCGCTTCTCGTTCTGCCTTTTCGACGACATGTTCCCGCAGTCCAGACGCAATCTCTTCGCCGTCTTCGCCCGAACCGCGCGCTAAGGCCCGGACCTGTTGCAGGTATCCGTCGAGATACTCTCTTGCCTCCGGTGTCCACTCAGCCATGGTGTCCCTCGCTTTCATTCTGGAACCGGGTGACCCCGTCCGCCAGTTCGTTCCAATACATATTCATTGTTCCCCGCATCCGCTCACCCGCGGCGGAGAGCCGGTAGTACTTGCGCGCCGGGCCGCTAGTCGATTCCGCCAGCCGCGTCGTGACCAGCCCAAGCCGCTTCAATCTCGAAAGCAGCGGATAGATAGTCCCTTCCGTGACAACCAGCCCCCTGACCTCCGACAACTGCTTTACAAGGTCGTACCCGTACACGT is a window from the Candidatus Hydrogenedentota bacterium genome containing:
- a CDS encoding homocysteine S-methyltransferase family protein, which translates into the protein MDFLSTLKHQVLVIDGAMGTQVQNLDLTDADYGGVEFKMLPDILVFSHPDEIKGIHLAYFRAGANAVETNTFGATPFRLAEYDFSRLDLSRFAATPYNVDLRALPHADMAYHLSRRAAEIACAARDEYRRDPEYDGRPLFVLGSIGPSNRVLSSTDANLKLSTFGEMMDNFHVQVLGLIDGGADVLLYETQQDILEVKAAVMGGQRAMRERGKKLPIMAQVTVDQFSKMQIFNTDIHAALVTVAGIGIDTFGINCSIGPDLMTKTVEKLARYSPLPISVVPNAGLPVSEGGRTVFKFSPEDMAKYLDTFTREFAVNIVGGCCGTTPAHIRAIADTIRARKPAERTPENGLYVSGPQEAVLLDSSKTLIMIGERLNVRGSKKVRDAVESGGPIDHAALEEVVEEQVRGLGVKVIDVCMDSNLVDTTKALTEVVHKQTTDFAGAMCLDSFAVDALAEAIKVYPGRPIINSMSMEEVAPGVTKVDAVCEATKEHCPLYIGLAAGAKGPGATREEKADLARQIVENAARHGVRPGQILIDMNVFPVGSESDESMNFAMESLEAIPLIKAIHPDLRTTCGVGNLTNGLAKKPYMRKVLTSVWLDEARKRGLDAAIINPHHYVFVRDLDPHDYELGLRVILQRDMQAYEELEEIAERKKGLEVVKRTSYDDLDVETAICEKVKDGFKERAQGSITVAGHEYRYADKIVLQVAEVVKKHEPLEFINMHLMWAMNELGDGFARGEVSLPHLLKSADVMKQVMGFLEEYMRVSAGIDVHSKIEYKGTIVIGTVYQDVHSIGKDLAKTLFENYGYRVIDLGVMTPLQSYLDAAKEHNADAIGMSALLVQTSNHMITVSKMMLEQGLGHLPVLIGGAPVNDRHAAYVAMAGNTNTESMRSNVFYCPTAMDGVNVMNTLKSGGEVDPFFRVNLEKLRQNFEKAERRAAEESELLRTLPRRVISFDEHRLPEKPWFSPEVLRIDLHTFAPNIDTKTLFALNWKFGGKAGREKRGESPEKLRALLEEWIALADRKGWVQPQAVCGVWPCQSDGDEVIVYDPADLAREIARFGFTVVVGAGRKDTVCAAQYFRTKDSGQFDAIGVQLSTSGPQVDAQLRAFKEAGDSESQLYLQGLSDRIAEDMADYAHRYVRERFHFEPAHGARWSPGYPAMADTKYNRTILELLGATGRIGITITDAGEFSPTGTTAAVVCFHPDARYT
- a CDS encoding DUF86 domain-containing protein, whose protein sequence is MLLDSDKVRLRHIVDAAREAIEFAHDVDFEAARQDRQLQHSLVRCIEIIGEAASRVSLETRAGHPEIPWQDMIGMRNRIVHAYFDIDVGVVWQTVKDELPALLPALEAIVNE
- a CDS encoding nucleotidyltransferase family protein, translating into MSFCVDKNRLAEFCRARYISRLALFGSVLRDDFGPDSDVDVLVEFEPDHVPGLLALSRMERELSEILGRRADMRTAGDLSRYFRDNVIREAVVQYAS
- a CDS encoding PadR family transcriptional regulator; amino-acid sequence: MASDIDNWTTQLRKGLLELCIVNLLAKGDVYGYDLVKQLSEVRGLVVTEGTIYPLLSRLKRLGLVTTRLAESTSGPARKYYRLSAAGERMRGTMNMYWNELADGVTRFQNESEGHHG